The following coding sequences lie in one Calidithermus timidus DSM 17022 genomic window:
- the argC gene encoding N-acetyl-gamma-glutamyl-phosphate reductase: protein MNEKKTVSIVGGSGYAGGEFLRLALGHPYLEVKQVTSRRYLGDPVSLVHPNLRGRTNLKFVDPAALEPCDVLVLSMPHGVAAREFEKYRGLAPVILDLSADFRLKDLELYRKYYGEEHPRPDLVGQWVYGNPELHREALREANYIACCGCNATAVLLGLYPLIKEGVLAPKPIFATVMISTSAAGAEPSLASHHPERAGSIRAYKPTGHRHTAEILENLPGKPELYLSAVATDRVRGILMIAQTFLQDGWSERDVWQAYRSVYGSEPFIRMVKLRKGIHRYPDPGVVEGTNYCDIGFELEEDTGRLVVISAIDNLVKGTAGHAIQSLNVRMGWPETTGLEFTGLHP, encoded by the coding sequence ATGAACGAGAAGAAGACCGTTTCCATCGTCGGGGGTTCCGGCTATGCCGGGGGTGAGTTCTTGCGGCTGGCCCTGGGACACCCCTACCTCGAGGTCAAGCAGGTGACCTCGAGGCGCTACCTGGGCGACCCGGTGAGCCTGGTCCACCCCAACCTGCGGGGCCGCACCAACCTCAAGTTCGTCGATCCCGCGGCCCTCGAGCCCTGCGACGTGCTGGTGCTCTCCATGCCCCACGGCGTCGCAGCCAGAGAGTTCGAGAAGTACCGGGGCCTCGCCCCCGTCATCCTCGACCTCTCCGCCGACTTTCGGCTGAAGGACCTCGAGCTCTATCGGAAGTACTACGGCGAGGAGCACCCCCGCCCCGACCTGGTCGGGCAGTGGGTTTACGGCAACCCCGAACTGCACCGCGAGGCCCTGCGGGAGGCCAACTACATCGCCTGCTGCGGCTGCAACGCCACCGCCGTCTTGCTGGGGCTCTACCCCCTGATCAAGGAGGGGGTGCTGGCCCCCAAGCCCATCTTCGCCACCGTCATGATCTCCACCAGCGCCGCCGGGGCCGAGCCCAGCCTGGCCTCGCACCACCCCGAGCGCGCGGGTTCCATCCGGGCCTACAAACCCACCGGGCACCGCCACACCGCCGAAATCCTGGAGAACCTGCCCGGCAAGCCCGAGCTCTACCTCAGCGCCGTCGCCACCGACCGGGTGCGCGGCATCCTGATGATCGCCCAGACCTTCCTGCAGGACGGCTGGAGCGAGCGCGACGTGTGGCAGGCTTATCGCAGCGTCTACGGCTCCGAACCCTTCATCCGCATGGTCAAGCTCAGGAAGGGCATCCACCGCTACCCCGACCCGGGCGTGGTGGAGGGCACCAACTACTGCGACATCGGCTTCGAGCTCGAGGAGGACACGGGCCGCCTGGTGGTCATCAGCGCCATCGACAACCTGGTCAAGGGCACCGCCGGCCATGCCATCCAGTCGCTCAACGTGCGCATGGGCTGGCCGGAGACGACGGGACTGGAGTTCACCGGGCTGCACCCCTAA
- a CDS encoding DUF99 family protein yields the protein MKPSKLSHAVGFDDFPFPRDHRGDVGVVGAVYAGARLEGVLRGEIRRDGLNSTATIARLVQQSKFGANLQLVFLQGIAMAGFNVVDIHHLAELLERPVLVVTRRMPDLEAIRNTLLSKVPGGKRKWALIERAGIPERVAGVYVQRAGLSLEQTEQAIRRFALHSNIPEPLRTAHLIAGGIATGQSRARP from the coding sequence ATGAAGCCCTCCAAGCTCTCCCACGCCGTCGGCTTCGACGACTTCCCCTTCCCCCGTGACCACCGGGGCGACGTGGGCGTGGTGGGGGCGGTGTATGCGGGGGCGCGCCTCGAGGGCGTCCTGCGGGGGGAAATCCGCCGCGATGGCCTCAACAGTACCGCGACCATCGCAAGGCTGGTGCAGCAGTCGAAGTTTGGCGCCAACCTCCAGCTCGTCTTCCTGCAGGGCATCGCTATGGCCGGGTTCAACGTCGTGGACATCCACCACCTGGCCGAGTTGCTGGAGCGCCCCGTGCTGGTGGTCACACGTCGGATGCCCGACCTCGAGGCCATTCGGAACACCTTGCTCAGCAAAGTGCCGGGCGGGAAGCGTAAGTGGGCCCTCATCGAGAGGGCGGGCATCCCCGAGCGGGTGGCCGGGGTGTACGTCCAGCGGGCCGGGTTGAGCCTCGAGCAGACCGAGCAGGCCATCCGGCGCTTTGCCCTGCACTCCAACATCCCCGAGCCCCTGCGCACGGCCCACCTCATCGCGGGGGGAATCGCCACCGGGCAGAGCCGGGCGCGGCCCTGA
- a CDS encoding type III pantothenate kinase — MLLAIDIGNTSITLGLYRGDELGPRWRIATDPQRMPDEYGISLVNLLAFSGHSPAQVDAVVLASVVPPLTGTLVQAVQAYLGKKPLVVDSSVKTGVRVRYDDPSQVGADRIVDAAAVQKLYGGPACVVDFGTATTFDAITAEGDYLGGAIAPGIGIAAEALFQRAAKLPKVELQRPPAAIGRNTVHSMQSGLLFGYVGLVEGMVARFRAELGPEMKVIATGGLAELIARETPVIEIIAPWLTLDGLRIIWELNR, encoded by the coding sequence ATGCTGCTGGCCATCGACATCGGCAACACCAGCATCACGCTGGGCCTGTACCGGGGCGACGAGCTGGGGCCGCGCTGGCGCATCGCCACCGACCCCCAGCGCATGCCCGACGAGTACGGCATCAGCCTGGTCAACCTGCTCGCCTTCAGCGGCCACTCGCCCGCCCAGGTGGACGCGGTGGTCCTGGCCTCGGTGGTGCCACCGCTGACGGGGACGCTGGTCCAGGCCGTGCAGGCATACCTGGGGAAGAAGCCCCTGGTGGTGGACTCGAGCGTAAAGACCGGGGTGCGGGTGCGCTACGACGACCCCTCCCAGGTGGGCGCCGACCGCATCGTGGACGCCGCCGCGGTGCAGAAGCTCTACGGCGGCCCGGCCTGCGTGGTGGACTTCGGCACCGCCACCACCTTCGACGCCATCACCGCCGAAGGGGATTACCTCGGCGGGGCCATCGCGCCGGGGATCGGGATCGCCGCCGAAGCCTTATTCCAGCGGGCCGCCAAGCTGCCCAAGGTCGAGCTACAGCGGCCCCCCGCGGCCATCGGGCGCAACACCGTCCACTCGATGCAGTCGGGGCTCTTGTTCGGCTACGTGGGCCTGGTCGAGGGCATGGTGGCCCGCTTCCGCGCCGAGCTCGGCCCCGAGATGAAGGTCATCGCCACCGGCGGCCTGGCGGAGCTCATCGCGCGGGAGACACCGGTCATCGAGATCATCGCGCCCTGGCTGACCCTCGACGGCCTGCGCATCATCTGGGAGCTCAACCGGTGA
- the panB gene encoding 3-methyl-2-oxobutanoate hydroxymethyltransferase, with product MEPVKITDFVEAKRRGCKLKMLTAYDHPTAQILDAAGVDAILVGDSLGMVVLGYEDTTRVTLEDMLHHTKAVARGAKRALVIADMPFLSYHLGVYESVRAAGRLVQEGGCKAVKLEGGLEVLESVRAIRAAGIPVMGHLGYTPQSVHVFGGHRAQGRTLETARRIVQDALALQEAGVFALVLELVPHKLAAWLSRRLEVPTIGIGSGPGCDGQVLVTQDMLGLFPGFNPRHVRKYQDLHGLCSEAVQQYLHDVDVGAFPTEQHSFSLDEAVLEALEKEV from the coding sequence ATGGAACCGGTCAAGATTACCGACTTTGTCGAGGCCAAGCGGCGCGGGTGCAAGCTGAAAATGCTCACCGCCTACGACCACCCTACCGCCCAGATCCTCGACGCGGCGGGTGTCGACGCGATTTTGGTGGGGGACTCGCTGGGGATGGTAGTGCTGGGCTACGAGGACACCACGCGGGTTACCCTCGAGGACATGCTGCACCACACCAAGGCCGTGGCGCGGGGTGCTAAGCGGGCGCTGGTGATCGCCGACATGCCCTTTCTGAGCTACCACCTGGGGGTGTACGAGAGCGTGCGCGCGGCGGGCCGATTGGTGCAGGAGGGTGGCTGCAAGGCGGTGAAGCTCGAGGGGGGGCTGGAGGTGCTGGAGAGTGTGCGGGCCATCCGGGCGGCGGGGATTCCGGTGATGGGGCACCTGGGCTACACCCCTCAGTCGGTCCACGTCTTCGGCGGGCATCGCGCACAGGGCCGGACCCTCGAGACCGCCCGCCGGATCGTGCAGGACGCGCTGGCGCTGCAAGAGGCCGGGGTGTTCGCGCTGGTGCTCGAACTCGTGCCCCACAAGCTCGCCGCCTGGCTCAGCCGGCGGCTCGAGGTCCCCACCATCGGGATCGGCTCGGGGCCGGGGTGCGACGGCCAGGTGCTGGTGACGCAGGACATGCTGGGGCTGTTCCCCGGCTTCAACCCCCGGCACGTGCGTAAATACCAGGATCTGCACGGGCTGTGCTCCGAAGCGGTGCAGCAGTACCTCCACGACGTCGACGTAGGGGCTTTTCCCACCGAGCAGCACTCCTTCAGCCTGGACGAGGCCGTGCTCGAGGCCCTGGAAAAGGAGGTCTGA
- the lysW gene encoding lysine biosynthesis protein LysW encodes MSAECIECGSPIELDNPELGELVVCDTCGAELEVTGLNPLKLEAAPEEAEDWGE; translated from the coding sequence ATGTCAGCCGAATGCATCGAATGTGGAAGCCCTATCGAACTGGACAACCCCGAGCTGGGTGAGCTGGTGGTATGCGACACCTGTGGAGCCGAGCTGGAAGTCACGGGCCTGAACCCCCTCAAGCTAGAAGCCGCCCCCGAAGAGGCCGAGGACTGGGGGGAGTAA
- a CDS encoding 3-isopropylmalate dehydratase large subunit: MGLTLAEKILSQRAGREVRAGELVVVEVDQVMVVDSIAGSFFKRLEQLGATPRYPEKVAIVIDHVAPAANVEVAKAQKEIREWGKRHGCRVFDVGRGICHQVLVEERLALPGGIVLGSDSHSTTYGGVACFGSGMGATDIALAAASGRTWLRVPESVKVTFRGRLNPAVSAKDAALEMVRVLTADGATYMSVEIHLEDGAESLTRSQRLTLANLSVEAGAKCGLVVPSGEILELYDVPGWLYPDPDAAYVREVEIDLSALTPRVSVPFYVDNVQTVDSVMGKKVDQVFVGTCTNGRLDDLHEVAEVLRGRRVAPGVRMLVIPASSQVLEEATADGTLLTILQAGATLGTPGCGPCMGRHQGVLAPGEVCVSTSNRNFKGRMGAADAEIYLASPRVAAASAVAGFITTPEALEREETHA; encoded by the coding sequence ATGGGCCTAACCCTAGCCGAAAAAATCCTTTCCCAGCGGGCCGGGCGCGAGGTGCGGGCCGGTGAGCTGGTGGTGGTGGAGGTCGACCAGGTGATGGTGGTGGACTCCATCGCCGGAAGCTTCTTCAAGCGGCTCGAGCAGCTCGGGGCCACGCCCCGCTACCCGGAGAAAGTGGCCATCGTCATCGATCACGTGGCCCCGGCGGCCAACGTGGAGGTGGCCAAGGCGCAGAAGGAGATCCGGGAGTGGGGCAAGCGCCACGGCTGCCGGGTCTTCGACGTGGGGCGTGGCATCTGCCACCAGGTGCTCGTCGAGGAGCGGCTGGCATTGCCTGGCGGGATCGTGCTGGGCTCGGACTCCCACTCCACCACCTACGGCGGGGTGGCCTGCTTCGGCAGCGGGATGGGGGCCACCGACATCGCGCTGGCGGCAGCCTCGGGCCGCACCTGGCTGCGGGTGCCCGAGAGCGTGAAGGTGACCTTCCGGGGCCGGCTGAACCCCGCGGTGAGCGCGAAGGACGCGGCGCTGGAGATGGTCCGGGTCCTCACCGCCGACGGGGCGACGTACATGAGCGTGGAGATCCATCTCGAGGACGGCGCCGAATCCCTCACCCGCAGCCAGCGCCTGACCCTGGCCAACCTCAGCGTGGAGGCCGGGGCCAAGTGTGGGCTGGTGGTACCCAGCGGCGAGATCCTGGAGCTCTACGACGTGCCCGGCTGGCTCTACCCCGACCCGGACGCGGCCTACGTGCGCGAGGTGGAGATCGACCTCTCGGCCCTGACCCCCCGCGTCTCGGTGCCCTTCTACGTCGACAACGTGCAGACGGTGGACTCGGTGATGGGCAAGAAGGTGGACCAGGTCTTCGTGGGCACCTGCACCAACGGACGCCTCGACGACCTGCACGAGGTGGCCGAGGTGCTGCGTGGGCGCAGGGTCGCGCCCGGCGTGCGGATGCTGGTGATCCCGGCCAGTTCGCAGGTGCTCGAGGAGGCCACCGCTGACGGCACGCTCCTCACCATCCTGCAGGCCGGGGCCACGCTGGGAACGCCGGGTTGTGGGCCTTGCATGGGCCGCCACCAGGGGGTACTGGCGCCAGGGGAGGTCTGCGTCAGCACGTCCAACCGCAACTTCAAGGGGCGCATGGGCGCCGCCGACGCCGAGATCTACCTGGCTTCTCCGCGGGTGGCGGCGGCGAGCGCGGTGGCCGGGTTCATCACCACGCCGGAGGCGCTCGAGAGGGAGGAGACTCATGCCTAG
- the lysX gene encoding lysine biosynthesis protein LysX, with the protein MLAILYDRIRPDEEMLFKAAEALGIPFKKIYAKQLPMRLGERPAELEGVSAAVERLVSQSKGLAVSRYLSSLGIPVVNRPEVIEVCGDKWATSCALEAHGVPQPRTALATEAEEALKLIEEMGYPVVMKPVVGSWGRLLSKINDRDAAETVLEHKEVLGGYQHQLYYIQELVDKPGRDIRAFVVGDTCIGAIYRASEHWITNTARGGKASNCPVTPELADVAVRAAKAVGGGVVAIDLFESERGLLVNEVNHTMEFKNSVSTTGVDIPGKILEYAWSIRRS; encoded by the coding sequence ATGCTAGCCATCCTTTACGACCGTATCCGCCCCGACGAGGAGATGCTCTTCAAGGCGGCTGAGGCTTTGGGCATCCCCTTCAAGAAGATCTATGCCAAGCAGCTTCCCATGCGCCTGGGCGAGCGCCCTGCCGAGCTCGAGGGCGTGAGCGCTGCCGTCGAGCGCTTGGTGAGCCAGAGCAAGGGCCTGGCGGTGAGCCGCTACCTGAGCTCCTTGGGCATCCCGGTGGTCAACCGGCCTGAGGTGATCGAGGTCTGTGGCGACAAGTGGGCCACGAGCTGTGCCCTGGAGGCCCACGGCGTGCCCCAGCCCAGGACCGCCCTGGCCACCGAGGCTGAGGAAGCCCTGAAGCTCATCGAGGAGATGGGCTACCCGGTGGTGATGAAGCCGGTGGTGGGGAGTTGGGGCCGCCTGCTTTCCAAGATCAACGACCGCGATGCTGCCGAGACCGTCTTGGAGCACAAGGAAGTCCTGGGCGGCTACCAGCACCAGCTCTACTACATCCAAGAACTCGTGGACAAGCCGGGCCGTGACATCCGAGCCTTCGTGGTGGGCGACACCTGCATCGGTGCGATCTACCGCGCTAGCGAGCACTGGATCACCAATACCGCCCGCGGCGGTAAGGCCTCGAATTGCCCCGTCACACCCGAACTGGCCGACGTCGCCGTGCGGGCGGCTAAGGCGGTGGGTGGGGGCGTGGTCGCCATCGACCTCTTCGAGAGCGAGCGGGGGCTGTTGGTCAACGAGGTCAACCACACCATGGAGTTCAAGAACTCGGTGAGCACGACGGGTGTGGACATCCCGGGGAAGATCCTCGAGTACGCCTGGAGCATCCGCCGCTCGTGA
- the panC gene encoding pantoate--beta-alanine ligase: MRLVRTIPELREVLAKERQVGSIGLVPTMGYLHQGHLSLVEASRAQNRFTVMSIFVNPTQFSPSEDFARYPRDLERDRAMAEAAGVDLLFHPEAAEMYPAGYQTYVTVEGLSERLCGRFRPGHFRGVATVVSKLFHLVQPQRAYFGQKDAQQVAVLRKMVRDLNFDLEIVVCPTVREPDGLALSSRNVYLSPAERQAATVLSRALFWAQDRVREGEREAAVLLEGMRRMLEAEPLCRLEYLEIVDAENLEPLTHLGGDVLIALAAHFGKTRLIDNVLLEGV; the protein is encoded by the coding sequence ATGCGCCTGGTCCGAACCATCCCCGAGCTGCGCGAGGTCCTGGCGAAGGAGCGTCAGGTCGGGAGCATCGGCCTGGTGCCCACGATGGGCTATCTGCACCAGGGTCACCTATCGCTGGTGGAGGCTTCGCGCGCGCAGAACCGCTTCACGGTCATGAGCATCTTCGTCAACCCCACGCAGTTTAGCCCCAGCGAGGACTTCGCCCGCTACCCGCGCGACCTCGAGCGCGACCGTGCCATGGCCGAAGCCGCCGGGGTAGACCTCCTGTTCCACCCCGAGGCCGCCGAGATGTACCCTGCGGGCTACCAGACCTACGTCACGGTGGAGGGGCTCTCCGAGCGGCTGTGTGGCCGCTTCCGTCCGGGGCACTTCCGGGGCGTGGCCACGGTGGTGAGCAAGCTGTTCCACCTGGTGCAGCCTCAGCGGGCCTACTTCGGCCAGAAGGACGCCCAGCAGGTCGCCGTGCTGCGCAAGATGGTGCGCGACCTCAACTTCGACCTCGAGATCGTCGTCTGCCCCACCGTGCGCGAGCCCGACGGGCTGGCCCTGAGCTCGCGCAACGTGTACCTCAGCCCCGCCGAGCGCCAGGCCGCCACGGTGCTCTCGCGGGCTTTGTTCTGGGCCCAAGACCGGGTGCGGGAGGGCGAGCGCGAGGCCGCGGTGCTGCTGGAGGGGATGCGGCGGATGCTCGAGGCCGAGCCCTTGTGCCGGCTCGAATACCTCGAGATCGTCGACGCCGAGAACCTCGAACCCCTCACCCACCTCGGCGGCGACGTGCTCATCGCCCTGGCGGCCCACTTCGGCAAGACCCGGCTGATCGATAACGTGCTGCTCGAGGGAGTCTGA
- a CDS encoding 3-isopropylmalate dehydratase small subunit (catalyzes the formation of homoisocitrate from cis-homoaconitate): protein MPRVWKFGDSINTDDILPGKYAPFMVGEDRFHTYAFAHLRPEFAQGFRPGDILVAGRNTGLGSSREYAPEALRKLGLRAIIAKSYARIFYRNLVNLGIMPFEAPEVVEVLNDGDEVELEFEQGVLRRGSETFRLTPPPAFLLEALQEGSILEYYRKYGKFPGEGTP from the coding sequence ATGCCTAGGGTTTGGAAATTCGGCGACTCCATCAACACCGACGACATCCTGCCGGGCAAGTACGCCCCCTTCATGGTGGGCGAGGATCGCTTTCACACCTACGCCTTCGCCCACCTCCGCCCCGAGTTTGCCCAGGGGTTCAGGCCGGGCGACATCTTGGTAGCGGGGCGAAACACGGGCCTGGGCAGCAGCCGCGAGTACGCTCCCGAAGCCCTGCGCAAGCTGGGCCTGCGGGCCATCATCGCCAAGAGCTACGCCCGCATCTTCTACCGCAACCTGGTCAACCTCGGCATCATGCCCTTCGAGGCCCCCGAGGTGGTGGAGGTCCTGAACGATGGCGACGAGGTCGAGCTGGAGTTTGAGCAGGGGGTGCTGCGCCGGGGGAGTGAGACCTTCCGGCTCACCCCGCCCCCCGCCTTCTTGCTCGAGGCCCTCCAGGAGGGCAGCATCCTCGAGTACTACCGCAAGTACGGTAAATTTCCGGGGGAAGGCACGCCTTAA